A region of Anopheles merus strain MAF chromosome 2R, AmerM5.1, whole genome shotgun sequence DNA encodes the following proteins:
- the LOC121587745 gene encoding uncharacterized protein LOC121587745, whose amino-acid sequence MSDSDSSDDETNAQLLSAVDTSFLNDNLYKPTAKKEETKKPNKEVKSSPVPAVSVPKSNRFLPEEESVFHSELNVPAAVQKYTADKLSRFISTVIEFDETERTPQSLVTNGSTEEVGVRLLPGCDEIIDINLDPTCPAEVKLKKVPIVRRAVEKEAKLPMADKIAASVCDPGTFPSQVQQWKGPRKRSIEFKYKQKQNGTIVEKSDPFANEFTKARNANMWHESKIKKFKKRA is encoded by the exons ATGTCCGATTCGGATAGTAGCGACGATGAAACAAATGCCCAATTATTGTCAGCAGTAGATACCTCATTTCTGAACGACAATCTATACAAACCAACagccaaaaaagaagagacTAAGAAACCGAATAAAGAGGTTAAATCTTCGCCTGTCCCAGCCG TATCTGTGCCCAAGTCCAACCGGTTTCTGCCCGAGGAGGAATCCGTCTTCCACAGCGAGCTAAACGTACCGGCCGCCGTGCAGAAATATACGGCCGACAAGTTGTCCAGATTTATCAGCACCGTCATAGAGTTTGATGAAACCGAACGCACTCCGCAGTCATTAGTGACTAACGGATCAACCGAAGAGGTCGGAGTACGTCTTTTACCAGGGTGTGATGAAATTATCGACATCAATTTGGATCCCACTTGCCCGGCCGAGGTGAAGCTGAAGAAAGTGCCAATAGTACGTAGAGCGGTCGAGAAGGAAGCGAAACTACCCATGGCCGATAAAATCGCTGCCTCTGTTTGCGATCCGGGCACGTTTCCAAGCCAAGTGCAGCAATGGAAGGGTCCACGGAAGCGATCGATCGAGTTTAAGTACAAGCAGAAACAGAATGGCACCATCGTGGAGAAGTCGGACCCGTTTGCGAACGAGTTTACTAAAGCCCGCAATGCCAACATGTGGCacgaaagtaaaattaaaaagttCAAAAAGCGTGCATAA
- the LOC121587704 gene encoding integrator complex subunit 2, producing MNFAPVTSKAFSAMQNLDIAQLATCSQQEIRPLLPCLVRMSLLSPLDNTKGWAEARKQILSLLVGIEVVNNIVSLLQVNYHELEIDVKKEQQIRQKIGYTTQDSAQFHSLPNGIVMGFERADGTNKVRVVLSELFYLQAQINELATQASLQKSSSNELTIRPSELFDNEIYLEEIADIICIALAELPSLLNLQEVVETLLYVRNGSKIVCWIVANMPDCFREVVTALITNSDEDTTDGRVKLAALYELSEMNPSQALSMRTICVETVKMPSLMIKLSLQDPQNLVAFVSGLLLGNDQNIRSSFALYIRTSQKRKGDVLHQLREELLKQLMNINMQSVNGSLPEELVVQAAAIVRLYCALRGISGIKFFDEEIQLLMQLITSKPPPTPAGIRFVSLGLCMFIACPSLITHQSHEAKMIEWIQWLIKEEAYFESVSEVSASFGEMLLLMAIHFHGNQLAHICELACSTLGMKFSLRPNTITRMKLIFTQEIFTEQVVAAHAVKVPVTLNLNASIPGYLPVHCIHQLLKSRAFSKHKVPIKSWIYRQICNSVTPMHPVLPALIEVYVSSIILPNQKGLQEQHTHKALSEQEIAQVFQNAAGLWNKEQQSKLKAAGQTGADRPTKEHVHQQPMEVDDSGNRQPNLTPQLLLLYYLLLYEDVRLSSMPQIITSGRQVKSYSNEFMSELPIKYLLQQAQKNQHEYSALFSPLLRLLVTHFPHLSLVDDWIDEETIAFSDSSIGRSISEHTIVEAFEEIELNPARVIKLLRRMMRKSPTDLWPLAPTFIRYFKHTLNPTVPSLLQELYRQVWMRLNTIFPRRLWVMSINALMPADNVTKNFTLTQEKILYDPLQVLRCDKRVFRCSSALTVVLRILQAILAASRSQLSRHMLDKPLIDIGNQVKTDNDREELKLALLATQESIAVQIILEACLENETDCSEPGRLWALREVRGVICSFIHQMFIAEPSLAKLVHFQGYPRELLAMTVRGIPSMHICLDFIPELLSMAEMEKQIFAIDLASHLSLQYALPKSLSIAKLCINTLTTLLGVLSGDTRIEMFRAVLPCIVRFAEAFPPLLDECILYLLQLGRIVQSQTALGRSTSLPSLFVGQECKRRSQSGQLQHAESLVDEVRETFVKLLDAAVLSPKIYSHSETSGS from the exons ATGAATTTCGCTCCGGTAACGTCGAAAGCGTTTAGCGCTATGCAAAACCTAGACATAGCCCAGCTGGCTACCTGCAGTCAGCAGGAAATACGACCACTGCTACCGTGCCTGGTGCGTATGAGCTTGTTGTCGCCGCTGGACAACACCAAGGGATGGGCCGAAGCACGAAAACAAATTCTCTCGCTGCTGGTCGGCATCGAGGTGGTGAACAACATCGTGTCCCTGTTGCAAGTCAATTACCACGAGCTGGAAATCGATGTAAAAAAGGAGCAACAGATTAG GCAAAAGATCGGATACACAACACAGGACTCGGCACAGTTCCACAGCCTTCCGAATGGCATCGTGATGGGGTTTGAGCGAGCCGACGGCACGAACAAGGTTCGCGTGGTTTTGTCGGAACTGTTTTACCTGCAGGCGCAAATCAACGAGCTGGCCACGCAAGCATCGCTGCAGAAATCGTCCTCGAACGAGCTCACCATACGCCCGTCAGAGCTTTTCGACAATGAAATCTATCTGGAGGAAATAGCCGACATCATTTGCATTGCGCTGGCGGAGCTTCCATCCCTGCTTAACCTGCAGGAGGTGGTGGAAACGCTGCTGTATGTGCGCAACGGGTCCAAGATCGTGTGCTGGATCGTAGCTAACATGCCGGACTGCTTTCGTGAAGTGGTAACCGCACTGATAACGAACAGCGATGAAGACACTACCGATGGTCGCGTGAAACTTGCGGCACTGTACGAGCTGAGCGAGATGAACCCCAGCCAAGCGCTGTCGATGCGCACGATCTGCGTGGAAACGGTAAAGATGCCCTCGCTTATGATCAAGCTGAGTCTGCAGGATCCCCAGAATCTGGTAGCGTTCGTGTCCGGGTTGCTGCTCGGCAACGATCAGAACATCCGCTCCAGCTTTGCGCTCTACATACGCACGAGCCAAAAGCGCAAAGGCGACGTGCTGCATCAGCTGCGGGAGGAGTTGTTGAAGCAGCTGATGAACATCAACATGCAGTCGGTCAATGGGTCGCTGCCGGAAGAGCTGGTGGTGCAGGCGGCTGCCATCGTACGTCTGTACTGCGCACTGCGCGGCATATCGGGGATCAAGTTTTTCGACGAAGAAATACAGCTGCTAATGCAGCTGATCACCTCCAAGCCACCGCCAACGCCGGCCGGCATTCGGTTTGTGTCGTTGGGGCTCTGCATGTTCATTGCCTGCCCGTCGCTCATCACGCATCAATCGCACGAGGCCAAGATGATCGAATGGATACAGTGGTTGATCAAAGAGGAAGCGTACTTTGAGAGTGTGAGTGAAGTGTCGGCATCGTTTGGGGAAATGCTCCTCCTGATGGCCATCCACTTCCATGGCAACCAGCTGGCACACATCTGCGAGCTAGCATGCTCTACGCTGGGAATGAAATTTTCCCTTCGCCCCAACACGATCACGCGCATGAAGCTGATCTTTACGCAGGAAATCTTTACCGAACAGGTGGTGGCAGCTCATGCTGTGAAGGTACCGGTAACGCTGAACCTGAACGCATCCATACCGGGCTATCTGCCGGTGCATTGCATCCATCAGTTGCTGAAATCGCGAGCCTTCTCCAAGCACAAGGTACCAATTAAGAGCTGGATATACAGACAGATCTGCAACTCGGTCACTCCGATGCACCCGGTGCTGCCGGCGCTGATCGAGGTGTACGTTAGCTCCATCATATTGCCAAACCAAAAGGGACTGCAGGAGCAGCACACGCACAAGGCGCTTTCCGAGCAGGAGATCGCGCAAGTGTTCCAGAATGCTGCCGGGCTGTGGAACAAGGAACAGCAGAGCAAGCTCAAAGCGGCCGGCCAGACGGGGGCGGATCGGCCGACCAAAGAGCACGTCCATCAGCAACCGATGGAGGTAGATGATTCTGGGAATCGACAACCAAATCTTACGcctcagctgctgctgctttactATCTACTACTCTACGAGGATGTTCGGTTAAGCAGCATGCCGCAAATCATCACCAGTGGCCGGCAGGTGAAGAGCTATAGTAACGAGTTCATGTCCGAGCTGCCGATAAAGTATCTGCTGCAACAGGCGCAGAAAAATCAGCACGAGTACAGTGCCCTGTTCAGTCCGCTGTTGCGGCTGCTGGTGACGCACTTTCCCCATCTGTCGCTGGTGGATGATTGGATCGACGAAGAGACGATTGCGTTCAGCGATAGCTCCATCGGTCGAAGCATCAGCGAGCATACGATCGTGGAAGCGTTTGAAGAGATCGAGCTGAATCCGGCACGCGTGATCAAGTTGCTGCGCAGGATGATGCGTAAATCGCCCACGGACCTGTGGCCGCTGGCACCTACCTTCATACGGTACTTCAAACATACGCTCAATCCGACCGTGCCATCGCTCCTGCAGGAGCTGTATCGGCAGGTCTGGATGCGCTTGAACACCATCTTCCCTCGGCGGCTTTGGGTCATGTCGATCAACGCACTAATGCCGGCGGATAATGTGACGAAAAATTTCACACTCACCCAGGAAAAGATCCTGTACGATCCGCTCCAGGTGCTGCGCTGTGATAAACGTGTCTTCCGCTGCTCCAGCGCCCTTACCGTGGTGTTGCGCATTCTGCAAGCGATACTGGCGGCATCGAGAAGTCAGCTGTCGCGCCACATGCTTGACAAACCTCTGATCGACATCGGGAATCAGGTGAAAACGGACAACGATCGTGAAGAGCTCAAGTTGGCGCTGCTTGCCACGCAGGAAAGCATTGCGGTGCAGATCATACTGGAGGCGTGTCTCGAGAATGAAACCGACTGCTCGGAACCGGGCCGGCTGTGGGCGCTTCGGGAGGTTCGCGGTGTGATTTGCTCGTTCATCCATCAGATGTTCATCGCGGAACCGTCACTAGCGAAGCTGGTCCACTTTCAAGGCTATCCACGTGAGCTGCTGGCGATGACGGTGCGAGGCATTCCGTCGATGCACATCTGTCTCGATTTCATACCGGAGCTGCTAAGCATGGCTGAGATGGAGAAGCAAATATTCGCGATCGACCTTGCGTCTCACCTTTCCCTGCAGTACGCGCTGCCGAAATCGTTGAGCATAGCGAAGCTCTGCATCAACACGCTCACGACGTTACTGGGCG TACTCTCCGGCGACACGCGTATCGAAATGTTCCGTGCGGTGCTACCCTGCATCGTGCGATTTGCCGAAGCGTTTCCACCCTTGCTGGATGAGTGTATACTGTACCTGCTGCAACTCGGACGAATAGTACAATCGCAAACCGCGCTCGGCCGTTCAACATCACTGCCATCGCTGTTCGTTGGACAGGAATGCAAGCGGCGATCGCAGAGCGGACAACTGCAGCACGCCGAAAGTTTGGTCGATGAGGTGCGGGAAACGTTCGTCAAACTGCTCGATGCGGCCGTACTGAGCCCGAAGATCTATTCACATTCAGAGACGTCCGGGAGTTAG
- the LOC121587736 gene encoding uncharacterized protein LOC121587736, giving the protein MPSGCICITVITVLSMFSLVVSKPFLGDLLARAIASSSTPDDPQSHITDFRMMMKMDKKADKLQLIDTKANNTQQSPEEESPITFANEQTTTPATTTTLWQRWNRTDLLVRIIDDIIKPAQERITLVFQTLVPKNGAEELDKVKQVSTNDDSQIASVPEHPLNATTDNDDSDELDSDLEPLQHDSDPALFDRGANGSTLLGQFQARRKVLRRRVAKALSSITGLLILAANTRREGNSRSTRSITIASNSHDLSAREKRALAELPPNVVDPYADYTEALLAEDSDADTEPRRNMETVGIFLLEVLGSFAGFSWGIFKTAQSFFSYAIS; this is encoded by the exons ATGCCTTCAGGATGCATCTGCATAACAGTGATAACTGTTTTATCAATG TTCTCGCTTGTCGTGAGCAAACCATTCCTTGGCGATCTTCTGGCACGTGCGATAGCTTCGTCCTCGACGCCCGACGACCCACAGTCGCACATAACGGACTTTcgaatgatgatgaaaatggACAAGAAGGCAGATAAACTGCAATTGATCGACACAAAAGCGAACAACACTCAGCAAAGTCCAGAGGAGGAGTCACCGATAACGTTCGCCAACGAGCAAACGACCACGCCAGCAACCACCACTACGCTGTGGCAACGATGGAACAGAACCGATCTTTTGGTGCGCATCATCGACGACATAATCAAACCAGCACAGGAACGCATCACACTGGTGTTTCAAACCCTCGTGCCCAAGAATGGCGCCGAAGAGCTGGACAAAGTGAAACAGGTCTCGACGAACGACGACTCCCAGATAGCATCGGTGCCAGAACATCCATTGAACGCCACCACCGACAATGATGACTCCGATGAGCTCGATTCGGATCTTGAGCCACTGCAGCACGACAGTGACCCTGCTTTGTTCGATCGCGGTGCTAACGGAAGCACGCTTCTGGGACAGTTTCAGGCACGACGGAAGGTTCTGCGACGACGAGTAGCGAAGGCACTGTCGTCCATTACGGGACTCTTAATTCTAGCAGCAAACACACGTCGAGAAGGCAACTCGCGCAGTACTCGTTCGATAACAATAGCATCGAACAGCCATGACTTGTCGGCAAGGGAAAAACGTGCGCTTGCCGAGCTACCACCCAATGTGGTGGACCCGTACGCCGATTATACCGAAGCGCTGCTTGCGGAAGACTCTGATGCTGATACGGAACCGCGGCGCAATATGGAAACGGTCGGTATATTTCTGCTGGAGGTGCTCGGATCGTTCGCTGGCTTTTCCTGGGGCATCTTTAAAACGGCTCAGTCGTTCTTTTCGTACGCCATAAGCTAA
- the LOC121587732 gene encoding uncharacterized protein LOC121587732, whose protein sequence is MKLVLSCAIGALLCASLRTIYASDVTISADDDERSGDRGPLLVDNYIPVTMQILQHCIEMIQYEPTMTPPNAEAEIKPSTTTTTTTKRPSTTTTTVASSTPSSSTSKPPQDSPLSTAKPADATLSPTSPHRPGYYGPAKPPPTVVTTTTGKPTTTSSTTTTEMPKVNESPTTETLLWSDKPFAEWFLQSKRKKVQPISPLNVQLLDPLPLRVLQDFNREPYEPLALRPEDNANEFRRLYDDNYRGPISQLVLEKGTKKGGKKRVPPTKPYLHMLVLYDMLKREAKKNMYSIYEGYSEAILGELSVMDFPNAKEQLYYALTQLLERKDIEKSDVVSRSKQMITDLSTRNSAITMALEVVPPLRFGL, encoded by the exons ATGAAGTTGGTTTTGTCCTGTGCTATTGGTGCGCTCCTGTGCGCTTCGTTACGAACG ATTTACGCATCGGATGTAACCATATCAGCAGATGACGATGAAAGGTCAGGAGACAGAGGACCACTGCTGGTAGATAACTATATACCCGTGACGATGCAAATACTGCAACACTGTATCGAGATGATTCAGTACGAGCCGACGATGACACCGCCAAATGCTGAAGCTGAAATAAAACCTTCCACaaccactaccactactactaaaCGGCCTtcaacaacgacaacgactGTTGCTAGTAGTACGCCGTCTAGCTCAACCAGCAAGCCACCCCAGGACAGTCCGTTAAGTACCGCTAAGCCTGCAG ATGCAACACTGTCGCCCACCAGTCCGCACAGACCGGGCTACTACGGTCCAGCAAAGCCCCCGCCAACGGTTGTGACCACGACGACGGGGAAACCTACCACCACTTCGAGCACCACGACTACTGAGATGCCCAAAGTAAACGAAAGTCCCACCACCGAGACGCTGCTGTGGAGTGATAAACCGTTTGCCGAGTGGTTCTTACAAAGCAAGCGCAAGAAAGTTCAGCCGATCT CTCCTCTGAACGTGCAGCTGTTAGATCCGCTGCCACTGCGGGTACTGCAGGACTTTAACCGCGAGCCGTACGAACCGCTCGCGCTACGCCCGGAAGACAATGCCAACGAGTTCCGGCGCCTGTACGACGACAATTACCGGGGACCGATCTCGCAGCTGGTGCTGGAAAAGGGCACGAAAAAAGGTGGCAAGAAAAGGGTACCACCAACGAAACCGTATCTGCATATGCTTGTGCTGTACGATATGTTGAAGCGtgaagcgaagaaaaacatgTACAGCATCTACGAG GGATATTCGGAGGCCATTCTTGGCGAGCTGTCGGTGATGGATTTCCCTAATGCAAAGGAACAGCTCTATTACGCGCTAACGCAGCTGCTAGAGCGCAAGGACATCGAAAAGTCGGACGTTGTTTCGCGCTCGAAACAGATGATTACTG ACTTGAGCACGCGCAATAGTGCGATAACGATGGCGCTGGAAGTGGTACCGCCGCTGCGGTTTGGATTGTGA
- the LOC121587719 gene encoding TWiK family of potassium channels protein 7-like — translation MSIAAMHEKDGHDHYRYDTYAPLMKSATLKGVKAVHCTSETATVLKGGTHTTMTKHSTTIHSKDGTAKARCCTCCAGRGSSTFWAALLTNIGVCTLLLAYTLLGSFIFLAIEGGASQMQQRTLASTNRHQKQLPVNNNNNNNHHGRHDTANLTFPQLILLEAVEARQKTVENIWDITVSLNILYRENWTRLASMEIARFQEQFVNRLLEEMTQINNMQHAGAPGTAGHELAGHGPDNNWTFARAFLYSLTILTTIGYGSVAPRTVLGRMITLAYAVLGIPLTLVYLSSTGGMLAKVARGVFSRVLCCCLCSNCGYCCYDEKRMEEKEKRMKRKRQQMELQQQQQQHLALSGQEPYYVRSGSLQNSVSSPEKQLTMLGTAAAAAAVTSATTPDHDSTAGSSDSESRASMHGLSILAPILLCVAMMSIYIVVGALTLFRLESLPLSDGVYFCFMALSTIGFGTLAPGTRRESTATTWFCSGYIMAGMALTAMCFNVLHDEILHRLRHMVEMQKEIKSHNEHRRFLAS, via the exons ATGAGCATAGCCGCGATGCACGAAAAGGACGGTCACGATCACTACCGTTACGACACGTACGCGCCGCTGATGAAGTCCGCCACGCTGAAGGGCGTCAAGGCGGTCCACTGTACCAGCGAGACGGCCACCGTGCTCAAGGGCGGAACGCACACGACGATGACCAAGCACAGCACCACGATCCACAGCAAGGACGGGACGGCGAAGGCGCGCTGCTGCACCTGCTGTGCCGGCCGGGGCAGCTCCACCTTCTGGGCCGCCCTGCTGACCAACATCGGCGTCTGCACGTTGCTGCTCGCGTACACCTTGCTGG GTTCGTTCATCTTCCTGGCCATCGAAGGAGGCGCCTCACAGATGCAGCAGCGCACGCTCGCATCGACCAACCGGCACCAGAAGCAGCTGCCAGtgaacaacaataacaacaacaatcatcaTGGACGGCACGATACGGCCAACCTGACCTTTCCGCAGCTGATACTGCTGGAAGCGGTCGAGGCGCGCCAGAAGACGGTGGAAAACATCTGGGACATTACCGTGTCGCTGAACATTCTGTATCGGGAAAACTGGACACG GTTGGCATCGATGGAGATAGCACGGTTCCAGGAGCAGTTTGTCAACCGGCTGCTGGAGGAGATGACACAGATCAACAACATGCAGCACGCGGGCGCTCCCGGCACCGCTGGCCATGAGCTGGCGGGCCACGGGCCGGACAACAACTGGACCTTTGCCCGTGCCTTCCTGTACTCGCTTACCATTTTGACGACGATCG GGTATGGAAGCGTGGCACCACGGACCGTGCTCGGACGGATGATAACACTCGCGTACGCCGTGCTGGGGATACCGCTGACCCTGGTGTACCTTTCCAGCACTGGCGGGATGCTGGCGAAAGTTGCCCGTGGAGTGTTTTCCAG AGTTCTTTGCTGCTGTCTGTGCTCCAACTgtggctactgctgctacgACGAGAAGCGCatggaggagaaggaaaagcgCATGAAGCGGAAGCGCCAGCAGATGGagctgcagcaacagcagcagcagcatctcgcCCTGTCCGGCCAGGAACCGTACTACGTGCGGTCGGGCTCGCTGCAGAACAGTGTCAGCTCGCCCGAGAAGCAGCTGACCATGCTGggaacggcggcggcggcggcggcagtgaCGTCCGCTACCACCCCGGACCACGACTCGACCGCTGGCAGCAGCGACAGTGAGTCGCGCGCCTCGATGCACGGGCTCAGCATACTGGCCCCGATACTGCTGTGCGTGGCCATGATGTCCATCTACATTGTGGTCGGTGCGCTCACGCTGTTCCGGCTGGAATCGTTACCGCTGTCCGACGGGGTGTACTTTTGCTTTATGGCCCTGTCGACGATCGGGTTCGGGACGCTGGCCCCCGGCACACGCCGAGAGTCGACCGCGACCACCTGGTTCTGCTCGGGCTACATCATGGCCGGGATGGCACTGACGGCAATGTGCTTTAACGTGCTGCACGACGAGATACTGCACCGGTTGCGGCACATGGTCGAGATGCAGAAGGAGATCAAGAGCCACAACGAGCATCGCCGGTTTCTCGCCTCCTGA
- the LOC121587728 gene encoding pyruvate dehydrogenase E1 component subunit alpha, mitochondrial-like — translation MIKTGMGSLVPRILRQQTAVVPSTLVSVKNYATEATFETKPFKLHNLKEGPPTTGKVTKDEAVKYYRQMQTIRRLETSAGNLYKEKLVRGFCHLYSGQEACAVGMKGAMRPQDNIISAYRVHGWTYLMGVSPQGVLCELAGKQGGCARGKGGSMHMYAPNFYGGNGIVGAQVPLGAGVALACKYKGNQGVCLALYGDGAANQGQIFEAYNMAHLWKLPCIFVCENNGYGMGTSAERGSCNVNYYQRGDVLPGIWVDGMDVVAVRLATEFAINHVLNVGPVVMEVYTYRYSGHSMSDPGTSYRTREEVQEVRQTRDPISSFKDKILAAGLVTADELKAMDNQIKKEVDEATKQAKADAEIGLPELSTDVYSQNQEGPIRGCNPGSWLKHGTLNRAVNL, via the exons ATGATCAAAACAGGAATGGGATCGCTAGTACCGAGGATCCTGCGGCAAcag ACGGCGGTGGTTCCTAGCACGCTAGTGTcggtgaaaaattatgcaACCGAGGCAACGTTCGAGACAAAG CCCTTCAAACTGCACAACCTGAAGGAAGGGCCCCCGACCACCGGCAAGGTGACGAAAGATGAAGCGGTCAAGTACTATCGGCAGATGCAAACGATCCGGCGGCTGGAAACGTCGGCCGGCAACCTGTACAAGGAGAAGCTGGTGCGCGGGTTCTGCCATCTGTACTCGGGGCAGGAGGCGTGCGCCGTCGGCATGAAGGGTGCGATGCGCCCCCAGGACAACATCATCTCCGCCTACCGGGTGCACGGCTGGACGTACCTGATGGGCGTCTCGCCGCAGGGCGTGCTGTGCGAGCTGGCCGGCAAGCAGGGTGGCTGCGCGCGGGGCAAGGGCGGTTCGATGCACATGTACGCGCCGAACTTTTACGGCGGCAACGGGATCGTGGGGGCACAGGTCCCGCTCGGTGCCGGTGTTGCGCTGGCCTGCAAGTACAAGGGCAACCAGGGCGTCTGTCTGGCGCTGTACGGTGACGGTGCGGCCAACCAGGGCCAGATCTTCGaggcgtacaacatggcccaTCTGTGGAAGCTGCCGTGCATCTTTGTGTGCGAAAACAATGGCTACG GTATGGGAACGAGTGCCGAGCGTGGTTCTTGCAACGTGAACTACTATCAACGCGGCGACGTGCTGCCGGGCATCTGGGTGGACGGTATGGATGTGGTTGCGGTCCGGCTGGCCACCGAGTTTGCCATCAACCATGTGCTGAACGTGGGTCCGGTTGTGATGGAGGTGTATACTTACCG CTATTCCGGCCACTCCATGTCCGATCCGGGCACGAGCTATCGTACGCGCGAGGAGGTACAAGAGGTGCGCCAGACGCGTGATCCCATCTCTTCGTTTAAGGACAAAATTCTCGCCGCCGGTTTAGTGACCGCAGATGAGTTAAAG GCCATGGACAATCAGATTAAGAAGGAGGTAGACGAGGCGACCAAGCAAGCTAAGGCAGATGCCGAAATTGGCCTGCCGGAACTTTCAACCGACGTGTACAGCCAAAACCAGGAGGGACCAATCCGCGGTTGTAATCCCGGGTCGTGGCTTAAGCACGGCACACTGAACCGTGCCGTTAACCTGTAA